The genomic region ATCAAGTCCTCTCTCTTTTAAATGTTGTATAAATTCCATATTCGTACCACGCCTTGAGTCTATATTTAAAATCAAGTCCTCGATAAGGATTTCCTTTCAATTCTATGGATAGCAATTTAGCACAGTTGTAGATCAAATTGTACACTGAAGATTTGTAAATTTTACGTACTCCTTTCTCTTACGTGTGATGGCTACACTTAAACATGTACTTTAGGATGACAGTAACAAATTAGAGTTCTTATTAAGCGAGAATTTGTGATTAGTTCTAGTAAATACATGTAATTATTAGTCATAacaaattagattttttttattaatttaatattaatgataattaattacAATAAAAGTACGTAAAATTAACCATAAAATattcttttttagttttttattttcattcattttaaaattttgtgaaaGTGAAAACAAAATGTAGAGGGAACATAATTTGTTTTCCCCTAATATCAAAAGGAAATGGTAGGATAaatattccttttcttttctttactctcccaCCTTTTTCAAGGGAAGAAAAAAACTAAGATGAAAATAATTTTGGGTGATCTAATTTCTTAACTTAAATGTTTATAATTAAAAAAGTTGGCATAGTAATAATGGTACAAAATTCCATAGAGAAAAGAGGGAATATCTTgaaatatacatacatacatataatctCTTATTTACTTTCTCATGGAATTTTTTTTCTAAGcaacttaaaaaataaatataaattgtgtaaacatcaatagtatttttgtaATCAAAACTTTACTAATAAAGTGTGAACAATGCAAAAAAGTAGTGATATTATcatatataattagatattagttTACCTTTCCTTAAATTCCACAAGGTTATTGACACATGAATTTTGGACGTTTCATCCATCTTTTCCTCTTAAGTTTTCTAGAAATTAATGATTTGCATTCTGGTTTTTGATGATCATTATTGTCTATTTGGTAGTCATGTATCACATGCATGCTTTGCCACATTGATTAATTAAACATATTGATGTAATAATTGTTCATTATATATTTTGTTGCTCTTCATAACTTCATCATCAGTATAACATAGATACACATGAATCATGTTATTTGGACCATAATGTATTTGAGTTAGCTTTTTTAATTTGGAATTACATAATCACATACAATGATGAATTCATTATTTTAGGCTTAGCAGTTGGCCGTTTTCTaaactatattatatataaataaatggtTTCATATTATTAGGAAAAGGAAATGCATCCCTTATTTATGTACCGATAGTCAACTATACAAATAAAATATGTATTTAATAAATCTAATTATTTCATCTCATTTCATTAGTATAACCATAATAAAACACTAACATGAGATTACCAAAATAATAAATAGTTCATAAATGTGAAGTTGTTGTGATTAATCAGATAATGACAAAACAAAAAGGGTTAGTATCCAACAATATGAACCaaaccaaaacaaaacaaaacaaaaatattatgaTCAAATATAATAAGATCATGATCATAACTGTAACGAGAGGAAATTCAGGTATATATATAAGCAAGTTGCCAATGATTTAGATAcgtatatcttttcaaaaataaatgaTTGCATATAAAAAGAAGAGATGGCACTCAAATTAGTTGAGCAAGGTTTTTTTATCTTCAAAGATTAGGGTAAGCTTAAGTATTAATATTTCAAAGTATTATCACATAATGCACTTGAGGATTAAACAACAAGAAAACTAAATAGTTGCTACTTTTTGGGGGAAAAAAATACAAAGTAATATTCatactaataaaaaaaaaaacaaagcccACGTGAAATTGGGCTAATAAATATAACTTTgttttgtcttcttcttcatattttgTTAGTTACTTGCATCTCTTTAGACAAATGTTTGGCTAATCAAAATTACTACGGGACAGAAAAAGATTAAATACTatttatttgtgtataaatatatatgtttaatttatttttaatatttattttatattttaacatgtattttatacaaaTATTTGATTTAATGACTAATGTTTTATGTAAACGTAGCATGGTTGTTACTTAATGTAATTTTTTCTTAACTtgcaattataatttataaatacatCAAAGAGACAAAAGAAATAAAGTAATACTAACTATCATTGCCATACATTAATAATAACTATTACTTCTAGCATAATAGAGTGATTTAATTTATACACCAAATTATGACAATTGACAAGGCCAAACTAAATTGAACAATTGAACTCATACAAGTGTAACAAAGTTTGCAACTAAGAACAATAATAATGTCTCAGATCATAATATTACACTTGTTAGGAAGCAAACCATAGTCATGGAGTTACCAAGTTGAAGTAACCAACACAATAAGAAGCATTCAGTACTCAGAGAAGAAATCCAAATGGACAGAGTCATAGATTTCCAGACACTTTCCAGAGTGCTTCTTTGATCATCCCCAGCGGCGCAGTCGCTGTGCCTCGAAACTGAAGCAATTTCATAAAAGAATTCATTCAAACTTCACAACAAAATTGTTGAAGGAGGAAgctaagaaacaaagaaaatagaattctcaataaatggtttaattattctgaatGTCACTGAATTTTGCTATCAAGTTCTTATATTGTACAACTATTTATACAATGTAAGAACTTGATTACAAGTTTtgacttaattgaaaattgaataaaattatagAATCTATGACAACAAACCTTGGATTTAAGTGTCAATGTAAGAACACCTTCAGTTGTTGATGACTCAACTGAGTGAGCATCCAAATGCAGATTGTTAATAGCATCCATGATATCATGCAATATATATTCTCTATAAGGACATTTCATCTCAATCAAAACCTCTTGCTCCTTCATGTTAACCTTCACATCCAATGGCTTATTATTATCTTCTTCAGACACAACAAATCTGTCTATTTCTTCTCTGtctttttcatcaatgtcacaagcctttctcttgttcatcatccAGGGCTTCCTCATTCCCTTATTGTAAACCTTTCTGGCTCCATAGTTATCTGATATCTGCTCTAGCATATCTGGACATTTTCTTTTGGTTCTTGCTTCTGAATCCGACATGTCCATGTAAGATTCTAGTTCTTCCACTCTTGTCTCAAGCTCTTTCAAGTACTTAATTGTGTCGCCTAGGATCGAAATCTTCTCCACCTATATGCAGTGACAAATCCAGAAAATTTTGATAACGGAGGCAAATATAATACACAAACATAATAAGATCATGGGAGTAATGTATTTATAAATCTATATACTTCATAAAGAGCATATTTTTCTATGTTTACAAAGTGACCTCATGAAATACTTCAATTTCAATAGGTTTTAGATGAATTGGCTCCTTTACAAATTACAAATCATTGCAATCCCATACACAAATCAAATTTTAGATGAGAATTGTAGCATGCAATTTCGAAGCTATATAGTTCAAATCCAATATCATTGATTTTAAGAGTATGAAAACAAAGTACCTCACTTATAGGATGAGGAATTGAAGACTTGAGAATCTTAAAGTTTCCAGTTTCTCTTATTTTATCAGATAAGACATTTTCCCTGAACTTGTCATCAGCATTTTCCAATCTATTAGTCCATTCTTTTGTCTCATTTTCTTTCATTGATTCGATAGATGAGAAACTCCTATGCATAAGAGGGACAGTAAACAGAGTCTTCTTCAACAAGCTTTGCTCCAACCGCAGCCGATTTTGCTCACAGATTCCTCCTTTCTTCCATTTCACGAAACTCGATTTGCAATTTGAGTTACTAGCATACGGATTCTGCTTGAAAGCCGACGATCTCCCAAGAAGAGCAGAGAGTATTCTTGTGTAGCTTAAGTGTTCATCAGTTGCTTCTGCATCCAATGAACTTCTATTCAAATGATTGAAGCTTTGAATTCCCCTGATTAGTTGAACATCCTTTGAAGCCTTTCCCCGGTTCTCGGATGCCTCGGATATACAATCACAAGAACTCAGGGAATCAGGTGCACCATTGCTCAAGGCATCATCATCATCCATGAAATGAACTTGAGAAGAAGGCCCTCCATTATTGATTCCCTCAACCATCGATTCTCCAACACGGCAGTTGTGCTCGCAACCATTAGAACATCCATCAGGAGAATCCATGTTGGAATCTTGTTGTAGTTCCTTGATAGGATCTTGATCAAGCTTGATTTCTTCAGCTGGGGAACATGAGTACTCCAAAACCTTTGTGTCAACCAAAACATGTTCACCATTGGAGCATGGTTGAAGTTTGTCATCATCAGGCTTATTGAGTGCTGATGAAGATTTATCAGAGCAAATAGGCTTTGAGAATTCCAAGAGACAAGCCTTCACATGTTGAATAAGATTAGGGTCCTCTAGCACCTAATTAAGCATAATCCACATTTAGAACTAACactgaaaagaaaatgaaaccaGATTCATgaagaaaacaatgaaaaatttTACCAGTTCAGTTGTACCAATCTCAATAACACCCCCTAGATAGGGAAAGCACACTACAGTCTGAAAAACAGGTTTGAAACACAGTATGAACATTGAGATCTTTGTTACTGCCACAATGTAATAATCAGAAAGTATCTCCTTTTGCTTTTGATACCAACTCTTTTGGTTGAGAAGACATAAATGACTGTCTAATATCACAAATTACAAGTATGTTTTTCTTCTTTAAAGCTCTCTACaaccataaatttttaat from Arachis ipaensis cultivar K30076 chromosome B02, Araip1.1, whole genome shotgun sequence harbors:
- the LOC107621381 gene encoding transcription factor EGL1 isoform X3, giving the protein MAMASSWSPKHEKMQKSLSTQLAVAVRSVQWSYGIFWAPSTTQEGVLEWREGYYNGDIKTMKTVQTTMEIKNDKIGVQRSEQLKELYKFLLVGESDPQTKRPSAALSPEDLSDSEWYYLVCMSFVFYPNQSLPGRALEIGETIWLCNAQYADSKVFSRSLLAKTVVCFPYLGGVIEIGTTELVLEDPNLIQHVKACLLEFSKPICSDKSSSALNKPDDDKLQPCSNGEHVLVDTKVLEYSCSPAEEIKLDQDPIKELQQDSNMDSPDGCSNGCEHNCRVGESMVEGINNGGPSSQVHFMDDDDALSNGAPDSLSSCDCISEASENRGKASKDVQLIRGIQSFNHLNRSSLDAEATDEHLSYTRILSALLGRSSAFKQNPYASNSNCKSSFVKWKKGGICEQNRLRLEQSLLKKTLFTVPLMHRSFSSIESMKENETKEWTNRLENADDKFRENVLSDKIRETGNFKILKSSIPHPISEVEKISILGDTIKYLKELETRVEELESYMDMSDSEARTKRKCPDMLEQISDNYGARKVYNKGMRKPWMMNKRKACDIDEKDREEIDRFVVSEEDNNKPLDVKVNMKEQEVLIEMKCPYREYILHDIMDAINNLHLDAHSVESSTTEGVLTLTLKSKFRGTATAPLGMIKEALWKVSGNL
- the LOC107621381 gene encoding transcription factor EGL1 isoform X1 — its product is MAMASSWSPKHEKMQKSLSTQLAVAVRSVQWSYGIFWAPSTTQEGVLEWREGYYNGDIKTMKTVQTTMEIKNDKIGVQRSEQLKELYKFLLVGESDPQTKRPSAALSPEDLSDSEWYYLVCMSFVFYPNQSLPGRALEIGETIWLCNAQYADSKVFSRSLLAKSASIQTVVCFPYLGGVIEIGTTELVLEDPNLIQHVKACLLEFSKPICSDKSSSALNKPDDDKLQPCSNGEHVLVDTKVLEYSCSPAEEIKLDQDPIKELQQDSNMDSPDGCSNGCEHNCRVGESMVEGINNGGPSSQVHFMDDDDALSNGAPDSLSSCDCISEASENRGKASKDVQLIRGIQSFNHLNRSSLDAEATDEHLSYTRILSALLGRSSAFKQNPYASNSNCKSSFVKWKKGGICEQNRLRLEQSLLKKTLFTVPLMHRSFSSIESMKENETKEWTNRLENADDKFRENVLSDKIRETGNFKILKSSIPHPISEVEKISILGDTIKYLKELETRVEELESYMDMSDSEARTKRKCPDMLEQISDNYGARKVYNKGMRKPWMMNKRKACDIDEKDREEIDRFVVSEEDNNKPLDVKVNMKEQEVLIEMKCPYREYILHDIMDAINNLHLDAHSVESSTTEGVLTLTLKSKFRGTATAPLGMIKEALWKVSGNL
- the LOC107621381 gene encoding transcription factor EGL1 isoform X2, with product MASSWSPKHEKMQKSLSTQLAVAVRSVQWSYGIFWAPSTTQEGVLEWREGYYNGDIKTMKTVQTTMEIKNDKIGVQRSEQLKELYKFLLVGESDPQTKRPSAALSPEDLSDSEWYYLVCMSFVFYPNQSLPGRALEIGETIWLCNAQYADSKVFSRSLLAKSASIQTVVCFPYLGGVIEIGTTELVLEDPNLIQHVKACLLEFSKPICSDKSSSALNKPDDDKLQPCSNGEHVLVDTKVLEYSCSPAEEIKLDQDPIKELQQDSNMDSPDGCSNGCEHNCRVGESMVEGINNGGPSSQVHFMDDDDALSNGAPDSLSSCDCISEASENRGKASKDVQLIRGIQSFNHLNRSSLDAEATDEHLSYTRILSALLGRSSAFKQNPYASNSNCKSSFVKWKKGGICEQNRLRLEQSLLKKTLFTVPLMHRSFSSIESMKENETKEWTNRLENADDKFRENVLSDKIRETGNFKILKSSIPHPISEVEKISILGDTIKYLKELETRVEELESYMDMSDSEARTKRKCPDMLEQISDNYGARKVYNKGMRKPWMMNKRKACDIDEKDREEIDRFVVSEEDNNKPLDVKVNMKEQEVLIEMKCPYREYILHDIMDAINNLHLDAHSVESSTTEGVLTLTLKSKFRGTATAPLGMIKEALWKVSGNL